The following are encoded in a window of Brettanomyces bruxellensis chromosome 9, complete sequence genomic DNA:
- the HEF3 gene encoding Translation elongation factor EF-3, translated as MADSNQSEQVLDELFEKLSLASPDELHDVAANVSSFLNGPIVEHDVPFEFFQKLQKAIDNKKTSANALSAVAHIANEKDLSPSVEPYVANVVSSVCKKCGDKNELLRERAEKALLAIANAITPFSLKFILPKITESLSSTGRWQEKIADLKAISVFVDTAKNQLALRMPELIPVLSEAMWDTKPEVEKAATETISKCTATIDNKDIEPFIPKLIDSIRNPDDVPETVHALGATTFVSDVTTAALSIMVPLLSRGLAERETSIKRKSAVIIDNMCKLVEDPQIIAPFLPKLFPALKANMDTIADPEARSITNRAINTLRRVGAIPSDDSIPKVSNAGDISVNLKILKKIVGKQPARFAIVEDYVAAIAGDLIDERKTNFDTWNGLLSPFLTIFLHEKTAHETIETFRSTSVENIPKPPVFEEEEDDGEDLCNCEFSLAYGAKILLNKSQLRLKRGRRYGLCGPNGAGKSTLLKAMANGQVEGFPSQDVLRTVYVEHDIDGTHDETSTTNYIFEYERVKYNKEQIRSKLREFGFSEEMLDMPIVELSGGWKMKLALARAVLEDADILLLDEPTNHLDHVNVDWLINYLLHCGITTVVVSHDSGFLDKTVQYIIHYEGLKLRKYKGNMSEFVKKVPSARSYQDLSATDLEFRFPKPGYLEGVKTKQKAIVKVHDMTFQYPGTSKPQLQHVTFQCSLSSRIAIIGPNGAGKTTLVNVLTGELLPTSGDVYIHENCRIAYIKQHAFSHIESRLDMTPSEYIQWRYQTGEDRETMDRANRKINEEDKQGMNKIFHIEGTSRRIAGIHSRRKFKNTYEYECSFLLGENVGMKSERWTPMSSVDNAWIPRGELVESHSKMVAEVDMKEALANGQYRALTRKEIEAHCALLGLDPELVSHTRIRSLSGGQKVKLVLAACTWLRPHLIVLDEPTNYLDRDSLGALSKALKSFEGGIIIITHSSEFTKGLTKEVWTVQNGTMTPSGNDWVQGQGSGPRIEKKTDEGPKFDAMGNKIATQHKKKKLSSAERRRKRKERMKKKKLMGDDYVSDEDDDL; from the coding sequence ATGGCTGATTCCAATCAATCAGAGCAAGTTTTGGATGAATTGTTTGAGAAGCTTTCCTTGGCTTCTCCAGATGAATTGCACGATGTTGCTGCCAAcgtttcttcatttttgaatgGACCTATTGTTGAGCACGATGTTCCTTTTGAATTCTTCCAAAAGTTACAGAAGGCTATCGACAACAAGAAGACTTCAGCGAATGCTCTTAGCGCAGTTGCTCATATTGCTAATGAGAAGGATCTTTCCCCTTCCGTTGAGCCATACGTTGCCAATGTTGTTTCCAGTGTTTGCAAAAAGTGCGGTGACAAGAATGAACTTTTGAGAGAACGGGCCGAGAAGGCTCTTTTGGCTATTGCTAACGCCATTACTCCCTTCTCACTCAAATTTATCTTGCCAAAGATCACCGAGTCTCTGTCATCTACGGGTAGATGGCAGGAGAAGATTGCCGACCTTAAGGCCATTTCCGTCTTCGTCGACACTGCTAAGAATCAACTTGCCCTTAGAATGCCTGAGTTGATTCCAGTTCTTTCCGAGGCTATGTGGGACACTAAGCCTGAGGTTGAGAAGGCTGCCACCGAAACTATTTCTAAGTGTACTGCTACCATCGACAACAAGGATATTGAGCCTTTCATTCCTAAGTTGATTGATTCTATCAGAAACCCTGATGATGTTCCAGAGACTGTTCACGCTTTGGGTGCAACTACTTTCGTTTCTGATGTTACTACTGCTGCTTTGTCTATCATGGTTCCATTGCTTTCGAGAGGTTTGGCTGAAAGAGAGACATCTATCAAGAGAAAGTCTGCTGTTATTATTGACAACATGTGTAAGTTGGTTGAAGATCCACAGATTATTGCCCCATTCTTGCCAAAATTGTTCCCAGCATTGAAAGCTAATATGGATACCATCGCTGATCCAGAGGCCAGATCCATTACCAACCGTGCTATTAACACTTTGAGACGTGTCGGTGCTATTCCATCGGATGATTCGATTCCAAAGGTTTCTAATGCAGGTGATATTAGCGTGAACTTGAAGATTTTAAAGAAGATTGTCGGAAAACAGCCTGCAAGGTTTGCCATTGTCGAAGATTACGTTGCTGCCATTGCAGGTGACTTGATCGACGAGAGAAAGACAAACTTTGATACATGGAATGGCCTTTTGAGTCCATTCTTGACTATCTTCCTTCACGAGAAGACTGCTCACGAGACTATCGAAACTTTCCGTAGTACTTCCGTTGAAAACATTCCAAAACCTCCTGTCTttgaggaagaggaggacGACGGTGAAGATCTCTGTAACTGTGAGTTCTCTTTGGCTTATGGTGCTAAGATTCTTTTGAACAAGTCTCAGCTTCGTTTGAAAAGAGGTAGAAGATACGGTCTTTGTGGTCCTAACGGTGCTGGTAAGTCTACTCTACTGAAGGCCATGGCTAATGGTCAGGTTGAGGGTTTCCCATCCCAGGATGTTCTCAGAACTGTCTACGTTGAGCACGATATTGATGGTACTCATGATGAGACAAGTACTACCAACTATATCTTTGAGTACGAGAGAGTGAAATACAACAAAGAACAGATCAGATCTAAGCTTAGAGAGTTCGGCTTCTCTGAGGAGATGTTGGACATGCCTATTGTCGAGTTGTCTGGTGGttggaagatgaagttGGCTCTTGCAAGAGCTGTCTTGGAAGATGCTGATATTCTGTTGTTGGATGAGCCAACTAACCATTTGGACCACGTTAACGTCGACTGGTTGATCAACTACTTGCTTCACTGTGGTATTACGACTGTTGTCGTTTCCCACGATTCCGGATTTTTGGACAAGACTGTTCAGTACATTATCCATTACGAGGGATTGAAGCTTAGAAAGTACAAGGGTAACATGTCTGAGTTTGTCAAGAAGGTTCCATCCGCTAGATCTTACCAGGATTTGAGTGCTACTGACTTGGAATTCCGCTTCCCTAAGCCAGGTTACTTGGAAGGTGTTAAAACCAAGCAAAAGGCTATTGTCAAGGTGCATGACATGACTTTCCAGTACCCAGGTACTTCTAAGCCTCAACTGCAGCATGTCACTTTCCAGTGTTCGTTGTCTTCTAGAATTGCCATTATTGGTCCTAACGGTGCTGGTAAGACCACTTTGGTTAATGTTTTAACAGGTGAGCTTCTTCCAACATCTGGTGATGTTTACATTCACGAAAACTGTCGTATTGCTTACATCAAGCAGCATGCTTTCTCTCATATCGAGAGTCGTTTGGACATGACTCCATCTGAGTACATTCAATGGAGATACCAAACAGGTGAAGATCGTGAGACTATGGACCGTGCTAACAGGAAGATTAACGAAGAGGACAAGCAGGGTATGAACAAGATTTTCCACATTGAAGGTACTTCAAGGAGAATTGCCGGTATCCACTCTAGAAGAAAGTTCAAGAACACGTATGAGTACGAGTGTTCGTTCTTGCTTGGTGAGAACGTTGGTATGAAGAGTGAGAGATGGACTCCAATGTCTTCGGTCGACAACGCATGGATTCCAAGAGGTGAATTGGTTGAGAGTCACTCCAAGATGGTTGCTGAAGTTGATATGAAGGAAGCTCTTGCCAACGGTCAGTATAGAGCTTTGACCAGAAAGGAGATCGAGGCGCACTGTGCTTTGCTCGGTTTGGACCCAGAATTGGTTTCCCATACAAGAATCAGATCTTTGTCCGGTGGTCAGAAGGTTAAGTTAGTTTTGGCTGCTTGTACTTGGTTGAGACCTCACTTGATCGTTTTGGATGAGCCAACCAACTATTTGGACAGAGACTCGTTGGGTGCTTTGTCCAAGGCTTTGAAGAGTTTTGAGGGTGgtattatcatcattactCACTCTTCTGAGTTCACCAAGGGTTTGACCAAGGAAGTTTGGACTGTTCAGAATGGTACTATGACTCCTTCTGGTAATGACTGGGTCCAGGGACAGGGTTCCGGACcaagaattgaaaagaagactgATGAGGGTCCTAAATTCGATGCTATGGGTAACAAGATCGCTACCCAgcataagaagaagaagttatCTTCCGCtgagagaagaagaaagagaaaggagag
- a CDS encoding uncharacterized protein (BUSCO:EOG0926458I) encodes MTQELTPYHKLVKSLSKDDIFERFPDVIPLERTTGEKRSDSDYEKTTDVVGSSSLFAGHDEEQIRLMAENCIVLDYNDIPIGSGTKKLCHIMKNIEKGLLHRAFSVFLFDSQNRLLLQQRADEKITFPQMWTNTCCSHPLCVPSELGFSMDSMNGTNIHSLDTAIRGVKSAAVRKLKHELGIEPEYVPASNFKFLTRIHYMSPSNGGWGEHEIDYILFVKSDGKVQANPNEVKAYKYVSAEELKEMFKCKDLKFTPWFKLICESYLFDWWKHINKLDDCTSTTINRML; translated from the coding sequence ATGACTCAGGAGCTAACTCCGTACCACAAATTAGTAAAGTCTTTATCAAAAGAtgacatttttgaaagattTCCTGATGTGATACCTCTTGAAAGAACAACTGGAGAGAAACGATCGGATTCTGATTATGAGAAAACGACAGATGTTGTTggttcatcttctttgtttGCTGGTCATGATGAAGAACAAATTCGATTGATGGCAGAGAATTGTATTGTCCTAGACTATAACGATATTCCTATAGGTTCAGGAACGAAGAAATTATGTCATattatgaaaaatattgaaaagggCCTTCTACATAGGGCATTTTCCgtctttttgtttgattcTCAGAATAGGCTTCTTCTCCAACAAAGGGCAGATGAGAAAATTACTTTCCCGCAAATGTGGACTAATACCTGCTGTTCGCATCCACTCTGTGTGCCATCCGAACTCGGCTTTTCAATGGATTCGATGAATGGAACTAACATTCATTCCTTGGACACTGCAATCAGGGGAGTTAAGTCGGCTGCAGTTAGAAAGCTTAAGCATGAACTCGGAATAGAACCTGAGTACGTTCCTGCCTctaatttcaaatttttaaCAAGAATTCATTATATGTCCCCTAGTAATGGTGGTTGGGGAGAGCACGAAATAGATTATATATTGTTTGTCAAATCTGATGGAAAGGTTCAAGCAAATCCTAATGAAGTTAAGGCTTATAAGTACGTCAGTGCCGAggaattgaaagaaatgtTCAAATGCAAGGATCTTAAGTTTACACCTTGGTTTAAACTTATTTGTGAATCTTATCTCTTTGATTGGTGGAAGCATATTAACAAATTAGATGATTGTACTTCAACAACTATTAATAGGATGCTATGA
- the GAP2_2 gene encoding amino acid permease, whose translation MSMDMKADPEKDPKKGQYEVNITPVSDVASQGTSMDASHEKLGAWTRFKDSFKPAVVEDIDQNLEGAQKSNVRSAKAPLRRKLKNRHLQMIAIGGSIGTGLFVGSGSALHKGGPAALLIDWILTGVSMYCTIQALGELAVAFPISGAFVHYNTRFISPMWGFCIAWNYAFGWCITLPLELVAASLTIDFWNTTVNSAAWVAIFYVAISVINMFGVRGYGEAEFVFSFCKVITIIGFIILGIILDCGGGPVKGYIGGKYWSNPGAFANGFKGVCSVFVTAAFSFGGTELCGLAAAETANPRKSLPAATKQVFWRITLFYVISLTLVGLLVPYNDSQLLNKSSSADAKASPFVIALKNHGIKGLPSVMNAVIMIAVLSVGNSGVFGCSRCLASLAEMGMAPKCFGYIDRMGRPLVGIGIALFFGLLCFLAACPNESMVFTWLMSLAGLSSVFTWGSICVCHLRFRAALKAQGRDTSELEYTSQSGIVGSWFGLALNIIILVAQIYVALFPIGGNPSAEEFFEDCMTIPVLIIFIIFYLIWKRDIHILVPVDSIDLDTGRRVVDIDLVKQEVAEEKAYIKSKPIYYRIYKFWC comes from the coding sequence atgaGCATGGATATGAAAGCAGACCCGGAGAAGGATCCAAAAAAGGGCCAATATGAAGTTAATATCACACCAGTTTCAGATGTGGCTTCTCAGGGAACAAGCATGGATGCGTCTCATGAAAAATTAGGTGCATGGACAAGATTCAAAGATTCATTTAAACCAGCCGTTGTTGAGGACATCGATCAAAATTTGGAAGGTGCCCAGAAGAGCAATGTGCGGTCTGCAAAGGCTCCTTTGAGACGAAAACTCAAAAACCGTCACTTACAGATGATTGCAATTGGAGGCTCAATTGGTACTGGCTTATTTGTTGGCTCCGGAAGTGCTTTACACAAGGGTGGCCCTGCCGCTTTGTTAATAGACTGGATCCTTACCGGTGTCTCTATGTACTGCACCATACAGGCTCTCGGGGAACTAGCAGTCGCGTTTCCTATAAGTGGTGCATTTGTTCATTATAATACACGTTTTATATCACCAATGTGGGGATTTTGTATAGCATGGAATTATGCGTTTGGATGGTGCATTACTCTTCCGTTGGAATTGGTGGCTGCTTCATTAACCATAGATTTTTGGAATACGACCGTAAATTCTGCCGCATGGGTGGCAATTTTTTACGTGGCGATATCAGTCATCAACATGTTTGGTGTCAGGGGTTATGGTGAAGCCGAATTTGTTTTCTCATTTTGCAAGGTTATTACTATTATAGGATTTATCATCTTAGGTATTATATTGGATTGCGGTGGTGGACCAGTGAAAGGTTATATCGGGGGTAAATATTGGAGTAATCCAGGTGCATTTGCAAATGGGTTCAAGGGTGTTTGTTCGGTGTTTGTCACAGCTGCATTTTCGTTCGGTGGTACTGAGCTATGCGGTTTGGCTGCTGCTGAAACAGCAAACCCAAGAAAATCACTTCCCGCTGCCACAAAACAGGTCTTCTGGAGAATTACACTCTTTTATGTCATTTCATTGACACTTGTCGGCCTTCTTGTTCCTTATAACGATTCCCAATTGCTAAATAAGTCCTCCTCGGCTGATGCAAAAGCATCACCATTTGTGATTGCGCTTAAGAATCATGGTATTAAGGGATTGCCATCAGTTATGAATGCTGTCATTATGATTGCTGTTCTTTCAGTTGGTAATTCTGGTGTATTTGGTTGCTCAAGATGTTTAGCTTCTCTTGCTGAAATGGGAATGGCTCCAAAATGTTTTGGCTATATTGATAGAATGGGAAGGCCATTAGTTGGAATTGGTATAGCATTATTCTTTGGATTGCTCTGCTTCTTAGCTGCATGCCCTAACGAATCTATGGTGTTCACATGGTTAATGTCTCTTGCCGGTTTATCATCGGTCTTTACTTGGGGCTCAATTTGTGTTTGTCATTTAAGATTCAGAGCTGCTTTGAAAGCTCAAGGCAGAGATACGAGTGAGTTGGAGTATACCTCTCAGAGTGGAATTGTGGGATCCTGGTTTGGTCTCGCTTTgaatatcatcattttaGTTGCTCAAATATACGTTGCACTATTTCCTATCGGTGGAAATCCAAGTGCGGAAGAATTCTTCGAAGACTGTATGACAATACCGGTTttaatcatatttataatattCTATTTGATATGGAAAAGGGATATACATATTTTGGTCCCTGTGGACTCAATTGACCTTGATACAGGTAGAAGAGTTGTGGATATTGATTTGGTTAAGCAGGAAGTTGCCGAGGAAAAGGCATACATCAAAAGTAAGCCGATTTATTACCGGATATACAAATTCTGGTGTTGA
- a CDS encoding uncharacterized protein (SECRETED:SignalP(1-23)), with the protein MTVSTFNFHLLRICIAQLLKAHGFDKTNNRALDVVTDLFIRYLRLLTLTVIKYTDLRNDEESVIQDFGNAFRELRIISPANIIDPYDIGGLTSRGITNFENWFMSEMQNRIRDTARPNIDLINEIIKTKKMKDVNTKMSTLTAALDQQTQQAQRQNPTLPYQYQSMGRIGQTGNKIISENQRKFNKDGRTDYNGSDDLTVDDDWIKFVIRQQLNQHPDVKFKGTILINNLPQDKKMLRKRKIHPNVTVSGPAPKRLESVLPYKQRADNDRLLQEIENDDDEQISKYKQKRNDYFPQVQLASDENDTDHTENHSLNIFQSAN; encoded by the coding sequence ATGACAGTGAGCACGtttaattttcatcttctgcGTATTTGCATAGCTCAACTATTAAAAGCACATGGCTTtgacaaaacaaacaaCAGGGCGCTTGACGTGGTGACCGACCTTTTTATTCGTTACCTTAGACTTCTCACTCTTACAGTAATAAAATACACTGATTTAcgaaatgatgaagagtCGGTAATACAAGATTTTGGGAATGCATTTCGTGAGCTTCGAATTATATCTCCGGCCAATATTATAGATCCGTATGATATTGGAGGATTAACATCGAGAGGTATAACAAATTTTGAGAACTGGTTTATGAGTGAAATGCAGAATAGAATAAGGGATACAGCTAGACCAAACATAGATCTCATCAATGAAATCATAAAAAcgaaaaagatgaaagatgTTAATACAAAAATGAGCACATTAACAGCTGCTTTGGACCAGCAGACTCAACAGGCTCAACGCCAGAATCCGACACTTCCTTATCAATATCAGAGTATGGGTAGAATTGGACAGACCGGTAACAAGATCATTTCGGAAAACCAAAGAAAGTTCAACAAAGATGGTAGGACTGATTATAATGGATCTGACGATTTAACAGTCGATGATGACTGGATCAAATTTGTTATTCGTCAACAATTGAATCAACATCCTGATGTCAAATTTAAGGGTACaatattaataaataatcTGCCACAGGATAAGAAGATGCTGCGCAAGCGCAAAATTCATCCCAATGTAACTGTTTCCGGTCCAGCTCCTAAAAGATTGGAATCGGTCCTACCATACAAGCAGAGAGCTGACAATGACAGGCTTTTACAGGAGATtgagaatgatgatgatgaacaaatttctaaatacaaacaaaagagaaatgaTTATTTTCCTCAGGTACAGTTGGCTAGCGATGAGAATGATACAGATCACACAGAAAATCATAGTTTGaacatatttcaaagtGCAAATTAA
- a CDS encoding uncharacterized protein (BUSCO:EOG092608AV): MSSVSPEDDEGLELQKKLDKIRSQINSKLPNQQQLALILQTIEENLDQQHQEATPTAYFISFISLLDQCCENDEVKDYELATGALYFLSMVSPFTPKVLLRPHFAELLAKVAPVLTDDRAKAPLVRSGIHFLESLLAAQDRGAWNNVHNYKISPNRGFKGLLELASDHRPKVRKAAQEAVHSILMDVPTGSGKDHPASRSAAEFALENLTAVMHDKDSTQGFSKEKNADVVHSLQLISSIATANAWPSNQVKRLCDILLQLCRSADEFMVSSAFEVFDSLFTSINGEIDEARFNEVLDVLLGLKPSYNDTHLAPVWLAVIAKGVTTYSHDVSSTNCFMRFPHLFKIIGSYLESQSKDVYVSAAQCLVAICSDGIDPAILLAPPANDRETYEGVERVIDNLSQITNDFLSVKFRHCAKEVAEIMEALFTSLKFRATNSFDDQLKLIGGWRSDEKEGFDLNDVSERVIAAAISSIGPEAVLRCLPLNLDNSSAVGRAWLLPILRDNVKCSHLGFYINEVLPYVDYFDGLIKNGKHTSMNSKIFATIINQLWSILPAFCDLPQDTTESFSDEFAANLSQLLYKKTTLRPIICHALRILVESNLTYINETVANPLLNQIFPIKEAKKAVEYLTKTKSSNILSVLFNVFSETPSEQRGYVLETIDVYLQISSSDDIVSAFNNVCTLLKRSLDEEKPAESNNSKDDEAGSIPSVSVTMMDILIEMVKFIPTSSQNAILAIFNQTVNVKNIPVQKRAYRMLERLLTLPSGQKSALEVLPDILLVLKNASEHTLTPVKSARLNCIGAVLTILPSSCLYFIPAVISEVILGTKNANEKARESSYDILVLMGQKMKDHEGSIIKNSTLDPEILDSEASLKEFFVMCSAGLAGGTPHMISATVTALSRILYEFYSDLPIELLMELTSTVELFLTSKNREIIKSTLGFVKVATLTLPSDYVKPTLKGLLTNVMNVNHEQKGHFRSKIKHLIERLVRKYGIDYITECIPEEDKKLITNIRKTNARAKRKKADSSNENNENEIESGANQRQNFMSGYDEALYGDTDDEFDDNNVETEDTSSRNGNTEQFISESKEMPLDLLDKQALSHISSTKPKSFSKKSHNIQTPNGKLVFNVNDDAGLSSKNSIDAYVEAIKQAPIRTRGNKLKYKKRQRKEDGINWDDDIANDNAAPKRAIHNKVKTGRVNKRKPKFKARKKL, from the coding sequence ATGAGCTCAGTTTCTccagaagatgatgaaggcTTGGAGCTTCAGAAAAAACTAGACAAGATAAGGTCGCAAATTAATTCCAAACTTCCGAATCAACAGCAATTGGCATTAATATTGCAGACCATCGAGGAAAACTTGGATCAGCAACATCAAGAAGCAACTCCTACTGCAtactttatttcctttatAAGTTTATTGGATCAATGTTGTGAAAACGATGAGGTGAAAGATTATGAACTAGCTACTGGTGCTCTTTACTTTTTAAGCATGGTGTCACCATTTACCCCTAAGGTTCTTTTGAGACCACATTTTGCAGAATTATTAGCTAAAGTCGCTCCAGTACTAACTGATGACAGGGCAAAGGCTCCACTAGTCAGATCCGGCATACACTTTTTGGAGAGTCTTTTAGCTGCTCAGGATCGGGGTGCATGGAACAATGTTCATAATTATAAAATCTCCCCAAATAGAGGCTTTAAGGGATTGCTCGAACTGGCATCAGATCATAGACCAAAGGTTAGGAAAGCAGCCCAGGAGGCCGTTCATAGCATTCTTATGGACGTTCCAACTGGATCCGGAAAAGATCATCCTGCCTCTCGTTCTGCTGCCGAATTTGCTCTGGAAAATTTAACTGCTGTTATGCATGATAAAGATAGTACACAAGGTTTTTCcaaagagaaaaatgcTGATGTGGTTCATAGTTTGCAGCTCATTTCAAGCATTGCAACCGCGAATGCTTGGCCATCAAACCAAGTGAAGCGGCTATGtgatattcttcttcaattgtGTAGATCTGCTGATGAGTTTATGGTGTCCTCAGCCTTTGAAGTATTTGACTCTCTATTCACGTCCATAAATGGTGAAATTGATGAGGCAAGATTTAATGAGGTCCTAGATGTTTTGTTGGGTTTGAAACCGTCATATAACGATACTCATTTAGCGCCAGTATGGCTTGCTGTCATTGCTAAAGGTGTTACTACTTACTCACATGATGTCAGCTCTACCAATTGTTTTATGAGGTTTCCTCATCTTTTTAAAATTATTGGTTCATATTTAGAAAGTCAATCTAAGGATGTTTACGTCAGTGCTGCCCAATGTCTTGTGGCAATTTGTTCTGATGGCATCGATCCTGCTATTCTTCTTGCTCCACCCGCAAATGATCGGGAAACTTATGAGGGCGTTGAAAGAGTTATAGACAATCTCTCACAAATTACTAATGACTTTTTATCGGTGAAGTTTCGGCACTGTGCAAAAGAAGTTGCTGAAATTATGGAAGctctttttacttctttaaAGTTTCGAGCAACTAATTCATTCGACGATCAGTTAAAACTTATTGGTGGATGGCGATCAGATGAGAAAGAAGGTTTTGATTTAAATGACGTTTCCGAGCGAGTTATTGCAGCGGcaatttcttctattgGCCCGGAAGCTGTTTTAAGATGTTTGCCTTTGAATCTTGATAATTCGAGTGCCGTTGGAAGAGCTTGGCttcttccaattttaaGGGATAATGTTAAGTGTTCGCATTTAGGATTCTATATTAATGAAGTCCTTCCATATGTTGATTATTTTGATGGACTTATTAAAAATGGCAAGCATACATCGATGAActcaaaaatatttgctaCAATCATTAATCAGTTATGGTCAATACTTCCAGCATTTTGTGACCTACCACAAGATACAACTGAAAGCTTTTCTGATGAGTTTGCAGCAAACTTATCACAGCTTCTTTATAAGAAAACTACATTGAGACCCATAATTTGCCACGCGTTGAGAATTTTGGTTGAAAGTAACTTAACCTATATCAATGAAACAGTGGCAAATCCTCTCCTTAACCAGATATTCCCTATAAAGGAGGCTAAAAAGGCAGTGGAATATCTCACCAAGACCAAGTCGTCCAATATTCTTTCTGTTTTGTTTAATGTATTTTCTGAAACACCATCTGAACAAAGAGGTTACGTATTGGAGACCATTGATGTTTATCTTCAAATATCGAGCTCGGATGATATTGTTTCTGCATTCAATAATGTTTGTACTTTACTTAAACGTTCTttagatgaagaaaaaccGGCGGAGTCGAACAACAgcaaagatgatgaagctgGAAGTATTCCATCTGTCTCAGTTACCATGATGGATATTCTCATTGAGATGGTAAAGTTCATTCCTACTTCTAGTCAGAATGCTATATTGGCCATATTTAACCAAACTGTTAATGTTAAAAATATACCGGTGCAGAAAAGGGCCTATAGAATGTTGGAAAGGTTGCTCACTTTACCATCTGGACAAAAATCTGCATTGGAGGTTCTACCAgatattcttcttgttttgaaaaatgcttCCGAACATACTTTAACACCTGTTAAAAGTGCTAGGTTGAATTGTATAGGTGCTGTTCTAACTATCCTACCTTCATCTTGTCTCTATTTTATTCCTGCAGTGATTTCCGAAGTTATTCttggaacaaaaaatgcCAATGAAAAAGCAAGGGAATCTTCTTATGATATTCTTGTTCTAATGGgtcaaaaaatgaaggatCATGAGGGCTCGATAATTAAGAATTCCACTTTAGATCCCGAGATACTTGATTCAGAAGCATCTTTAAAAGAATTTTTTGTGATGTGCTCGGCGGGTTTAGCCGGTGGAACACCACACATGATCAGTGCTACTGTTACCGCCTTATCAAGAATACTTTATGAATTTTATTCTGACCTTCCAATTGAACTTTTGATGGAATTGACGTCAACGGTTGAATTGTTCTTGACATCGAAAAACAGGGAAATAATTAAATCTACATTAGGATTTGTTAAAGTTGCAACACTTACCTTACCAAGTGACTATGTTAAGCCAACATTGAAGGGTCTTTTAACAAATGTTATGAATGTAAACCACGAGCAGAAAGGACATTTTAGATCCAAGATTAAGCATCTTATTGAAAGACTTGTTCGCAAGTATGGAATTGACTATATTACTGAATGTATTCCtgaagaagataagaagTTAATCACCAATATCAGGAAGACAAATGCGAGGgccaaaagaaagaaggcaGATTCctcaaatgaaaataatgagaATGAGATTGAGTCCGGTGCAAATCAGAGACAAAACTTCATGTCTGGATATGATGAAGCCTTGTACGGCGACACTGATGATGAGTTTGATGACAATAATGTCGAGACAGAGGATACGTCATCCAGGAATGGCAACACAGAACAGTTTATATCCGAATCTAAAGAAATGCCATTAGATCTTTTGGACAAACAAGCATTGTCACACATTTCATCAACGAAACCTAAAAGCTTTAGCAAAAAATCACACAATATTCAGACTCCAAATGGAAAGCTTGTCTTCAATGTGAATGATGATGCGGGTTTAAGCTCTAAAAATTCTATTGATGCGTACGTTGAAGCAATTAAGCAAGCACCTATCAGAACTCGGGGTAATAAGctcaaatataaaaaaaggcagagaaaagaagatggtATAAATTGGGACGATGATATTGCGAATGATAATGCAGCACCGAAAAGGGCGATTCATAATAAAGTAAAGACTGGAAGAGTTAATAAGCGGAAGCCTAAATTTAAGGCTAGAAAGAAGCTCTGA
- the MRPS16 gene encoding 37S ribosomal protein S16, mitochondrial (BUSCO:EOG092652YI) → MKGLVRIRLARMGRVHQPIYNIVVTNKRTKRDGKPIEIIGTYNPVPTPLTAKQKVQGYVPTKDVALDFTRAKYWLGVGAQPTETIAKLFKKAGILYPEWPLPSKVARIRKTQIMSIEGRKFT, encoded by the coding sequence atgaagggTCTAGTTCGCATTAGACTTGCTCGAATGGGTAGAGTCCACCAGCCGATTTATAACATTGTTGTCACAAATAAACGTACGAAGAGAGATGGGAAGCCAATAGAAATTATTGGAACGTATAATCCTGTGCCAACACCACTTACTGCAAAACAGAAGGTGCAAGGATATGTTCCTACGAAAGATGTTGCACTTGACTTTACCCGGGCTAAATATTGGTTAGGTGTGGGAGCGCAGCCTACTGAAACAATAGCTAAGCTTTTTAAGAAGGCAGGTATCCTTTATCCTGAATGGCCACTACCAAGCAAAGTTGCCAGGATTAGAAAGACTCAGATCATGTCGATTGAGGGGAGGAAATTCACCTAA